ATGACCAAATCCTCTCACTGTATGCAAAAGGAATGACTAATAGGGAAATTGTAGCCTTCTTCAAAGAAATGTACGATGCCGATGTCTCAGCATCTCTCATCAGCAAAGTTACCGATGCTGTGATTGAGCAAGTGACTGAGTGGCAAAATAGAGCCTTAGATAGCCTTTATCCTGTTGTCTATCTTGACTGTATTGTTGTCAAAGTCCGTCAGCACTCCAATGTGATTAACAAGTCCGTATACCTTGCTTTAGGCATCAATATGGATGGACAAAAGAATTACTGGGTATGTGGATTGCTCAGACAGAAGGTGCCAAATTCTGGCTGTCAGTCATGACAGAGCTAAAAAATCGAGGAGTACAGGATATTCTTGTTGCCTGTGTAGATGGATTAAAAGGCTTTCCTGACGCGATAGCCTCCGTTTACCCTCATACTGATATTCAACTGTGTATCGTGCATGTTGTACGCAATAGCCTGAGATTTGTAAGCTGGAAAGACTACAAGGCTGTTACCTCGGGTCTGAAAGCGATTTATCAGGCAAGTACAGAGGAAAATGCTTTAAAGTCCCTAGACATCTTCTGTGATCAATGGAATCACCAGTATCCCAAAATTGGAGAATCCTGGCGGGCCAATTGGGAAAATATCCGAACGATCTTTAGCTATCCAGCCGAAATACGTCATGCAATTTATACAACAAATGCGATTGAGTCGTTGAATAGCGTAATACGCCATTCAACGAAGAAGAGGAAAATCTTTTCATCTGATGACTCAGTAAAGAAGGTCATTTACTTAGCAACATCAAATGCTGCGAAGAAATGGACGATGCCAATTCAAAATTGGCGTTTAGCAATGAATTGGTTTACGATTCAGTTCGATGATCGATTAAAAGATCATTTATAAAAAATGGAACTTACACAAAATAATTTACAGGCTCACATTCCCAGTCAAAGATATTGTTCGATAATTGTGAGTTTTTTCTACGCTTCGGTATCTTTTCTTGTTATACCTTCTGCTCATATTCAGTCATGCCCAACAGCAGAGGACTTATTATTGCGCACTTCACATGATTTATTGATTTAGCAATGAAACCGCTAAGCGTGCTTCATCGAAAAAAATAGCACTATGCCTGCTGAGAGAACAAACCTCTGTATAAAACAAGCGTTATACAGAGGAACAATTACGACTAAACTTAACCAGCCTTGCTTGCCACAAAAGGATTGAACTGCTTTTCATAGCCAATGGTACTCATCGGTCCATGGCCTGAAATAAACTGGGTTTCATCGGGCAAGCTAAAGCATTCACGCTGGATTGAATCCAATAACTGCTGATGATTGCCTTTTGGGAAATCAGTACGACCAATCGACCCTTTAAACAGCACATCCCCCGTCCACAATAACCCATGCTTGGCATTATAGAACATGACATGTCCTGGGGTATGACCTGGCGCAAACCGCACCTCAAACTCATCCTCACCCAATGTTAATACTTCACCACCTTCGAGCCATTGATCCACTTTAACGGGTTGTGGAATGGGGAAACCATAACGCGCTGAGACTTCCTGAATCATGTCCAACCAGAACTGATCCTCTTTATGCGGGCCAATCACTGGGATTTTCCAAGTTTCAGCCAATTCGCCCACAGCTCCAGCATGATCAAGATGCCCATGGGTTAACCACAGTGCCTTGACCTTTAAACCCAAAGCCTCGACTTCTTTTTTCAGCACTGCTGCATCACCACCGGCATCAATTAAAACAGCGTCTTTACTGTCACTATCCCATAAGATTGAACAATTTTGGGCGAATGCAGTAACAGGGACGATTTTGACTTGCAGCATAGAAACCTCTGGCGAAATAAAGCGTCGATTTAACGATGGGCTAAGGTATGGGTCAGTGCGTCAAGATTAGCCTGAACCAGACTCGCAAGCAAATCTATATGTGCCTGATCCGTATTCAAAGCAGGAATATAGGCATAATCACCTCCACCTGCATGCTGGAAAATCTCTTTATTTTGCATCGCCAGCTCTTCCAGCGTTTCCAGACAGTCTGCGGAAAAGGCTGGACTAATCACCTGAACCGATTGTACTTTTTGTTCCCCCCATTGTTGCAATAGCTGATCGGTATAGGGTTTCACCCACTCTTGCTTACCAAAG
The DNA window shown above is from Acinetobacter colistiniresistens and carries:
- a CDS encoding MBL fold metallo-hydrolase yields the protein MLQVKIVPVTAFAQNCSILWDSDSKDAVLIDAGGDAAVLKKEVEALGLKVKALWLTHGHLDHAGAVGELAETWKIPVIGPHKEDQFWLDMIQEVSARYGFPIPQPVKVDQWLEGGEVLTLGEDEFEVRFAPGHTPGHVMFYNAKHGLLWTGDVLFKGSIGRTDFPKGNHQQLLDSIQRECFSLPDETQFISGHGPMSTIGYEKQFNPFVASKAG